The Vanessa atalanta chromosome 2, ilVanAtal1.2, whole genome shotgun sequence genome has a segment encoding these proteins:
- the LOC125071087 gene encoding bystin produces MGKAKKLKPSQVAKNVALADQIEASNSVKNKNRSKEKNRHDDDEDFVNADLSSKILKAARRQQVELGSGGQSSSTNALPVSFIDAGSDNEEGSDNDDLEPDTYYDNIEINEEDEEALKMFMSAKPEKTRTLADIIKDKITDKHTELQTQFSDVETLKLQNIDPRIRTMYQGVRDVLQKYRSGKLPKAFKMIPHLQNWEQILYITEPTIWSAAAMYQATRIFASNLKEKMAQRFYNLVLLPRVRDDLAEYKRLNFHLYQSLRKALFKPGAFMKGILLPLLEAGDCTLREAIIVGSVLARNSVPVLHSSAALLKIAEMEYTGANSIFLRILFDKKYALPYRVVDSVVFHFLRFQNESRSLPVLWHQALLTFVQRYKADISTEQRDALLELLRKQSHPTITHEVRRELHAAKCRDIEINETLQNCMAVE; encoded by the exons ATGGGAAAAGCTAAAAAACTTAAACCATCCCAAGTAGCGAAAAATGTAGCTCTTGCTGATCAAATCGAAGCCTCGAattcagtaaaaaataaaaatagaagtaaagaaaaaaacagaCATGATGATGACGAAGAT TTTGTTAACGCAGACTTATCCAGTAAAATTTTGAAAGCTGCACGTAGGCAGCAAGTCGAATTGGGCAGTGGAGGTCAATCATCTTCAACAAACGCGCTTCCAGTATCATTCATtg aTGCAGGATCAGATAATGAAGAGGGTTCAGATAATGATGATTTGGAGCCAGATACTTACTATgacaatattgaaattaatgaagAGGATGAAGAGGCGCTTAAAATGTTTATGTCGGCTAAACCAGAAAAAACAAGGACATTAGcagatattataaaagataaaatcacAGACAAACATACAGAATTACAAACACAGTTCTCTGATGTAGAAACTTTGAAATTGCAAAATATTGATCCaag aATAAGGACAATGTATCAAGGTGTCCGAGATGTTTTACAAAAGTATAGATCAGGCAAATTGCCTAAAGCTTTTAAAATGATACCACATCTACAAAATTGGGAACAAATACTGTACATAACAGAACCTACAATATGGTCTGCAGCAGCTATGTACCAG gcaACGAGAATATTTGcttcaaatttaaaagaaaaaatggcACAGAGATTTTACAATTTAGTACTCCTTCCTCGTGTCCGAGATGATCTTGCTGAATATAAGAGATTGAATTTTCACCTATATCAATCTCTAAGAAAGGCGTTGTTTAAGCCAGGAGCCTTTATGAAGGGAATATTATTACCTCTGTTAGAA GCTGGTGATTGCACTTTGCGTGAAGCTATAATAGTTGGTTCAGTTCTGGCTCGGAACTCAGTACCGGTTCTTCACTCTAGTGCTGCCCTTTTAAAAATAGCAGAAATGGAATATACTGGtgcaaattcaatatttttaagaatactttTTGATAAGAAATATGCACTACCATACAGAGTCGTGGATTCAGTGGTTTTTCATTTCTTAAG gtttcaAAATGAGTCTAGATCTCTACCCGTCCTATGGCATCAGGCCTTACTTACTTTCGTTCAAAGATATAAAGCTGATATTTCAACAGAGCAACGGGATGCACTTTTAGAACTGCTAAGGAAACAGTCACATCCTACAATAACTCATGAA GTTCGACGCGAATTACACGCAGCCAAATGCCGtgatattgaaattaatgaaaCCTTACAAAACTGTATGGCTGTAGAAtag